Within the Halarcobacter mediterraneus genome, the region AAGCCGTAGAAGTTTATTTAAAAGAAGCACAAGATAATACAAAAAAAATACAAAAAATTGAGACCTATATATTACTTTTAACTTTAACAACACTATTTTTCGAAGCTATATTTATTTTTATGCCAGCTAATAGAAAAATTAATAAACGTACTAATGAATTAATAAAAGAAAAAGAGTTTTCAAATGCAGTAATAGAATCAAGTACTAATGCAATTATTACTTTAGATAGTGAATTGAAAATTAGAACATTTAATAAAGAAGCAGAAAATATATTTAAATATACTAAAAATGAAATGTTAAATAAGTCGAGATTTCATGAATTAGTTCTAGGAGAGTATAGTATTTTTGACTCTGATAAATTAAATAAAACTCAAGAACTAAAAGGGAAAAATAAAAAAGGTGATATTTTTCCTATTCGTATATCATTTGGAAAAAGTGGAGAAAATAAAGATGTTGCAATAGTCACAAATATTCAAGATATTTCAAAAGAAAAACTAAATGAGAAGATACTTGAACAACAATCTAAATTTGCAGCTTTAGGAGAAATGATTGCAATTATAGCCCATCAATGGAGACAACCTCTAGCACAATTAAGTTTTAATTGTATTTATATTAGAAAAAAATCAAAAGATAAAGAGATTATTAAAGAAACACTTGATAATGAAGAGATAATACAATTTATGTCTAAAACTATTACTAACTTTCAAGATTTTTATAAAAAAACTGATAATACAATATTCAATCCTATTATATCAATAAATCAAGCATTAAAAATTTTAGACTCAGTACTTAAGTCAACTCAAGTAAAACTTATAAAAGAAATAGATTCAGAAATAACAATTTATGGAAACGCAAATAGCCTTGCACATATAATATTATCAATCATCCAAAATAGTATTGATATTATAAAATTAAATAAAATTCAAGAACCTTCTCTTACAATAAGTTTAAAAGACTCACCCAAATATATAATTTTAAATATAATTGATAATGCAGGAGGCATAAAAATTCATCCAATTGAAGATATTTTCAAACCTTTAAATACTAAAAAAGAAAAATCCTCTACAGGAATGGGACTATATATGTCTAAAATTATTATAAAAAATCAATTTAAAGGAACAATAAAAGCTAAAAATACTAAAGATGGGGCAAATTTTACTATCTTATTACCCCATTAATTTTTATTCTGGTATATAAATTAGGACATCACTTTTTAGATTTTCCATCAAATAAGAAGCAGTAGAACCATAAAAAAATGAACCTGTATAATTTACACCATTTGAACCAATTACTACTAAATCATTATTATTTTTTGTACTATAAGATAATAAAGCATCATTTAATCCAAAAGACTCTTCTATCAACTCATTATCTTTAAAATGATGTTCATTTGTGAACTTTTTGAACTTTTCTTCTTCTTTTTTCTTAATTCCTAATTGAATTTTATCTTTGTTTTCAAACTCATTGTAATATCTAAAAGCTATTTCACTTATTTGTTTATAAATATATACAACTTTTATTTCTTGCTTAAAAAATTTCCTTGAAAAGTTTATACTCTTTAAAGAAACTTCTGATAAATCAGTAAAAGCAACTGGTTTTTTATAATTTTCATTTTCACAAGGATTTTTAACTATCAAAAGAGGAAGTTTAAAGTTTTGCGCTATTTTATGTGCAGTAGACCCTAAAAGTGAAATTTTTCTATCATCTTTTTCATTAGCACCAATTATAATTAAATCAGCACCAATATTTACTGCTGTATCAACTACATAAGTTGAGGCTGCTTCTTTATCAACTTCAATTGAATATTCAATACCCTTTGTATCTATTAACTCAATTTGCTCTTTTATATTAATTAAAGCTTGTTCTTTTAATTCATCTAAATTTGAATCAGAAAAAAGTTCACTAAACCAATTTGTGTCTATTGCATGTACAATAGTTACTTTAGAGTTATTATTCTTTGCAAGTAGAAATGCTCTTTTTAAAACAAAAAGACTACTTTTTGAGATATCTAATCCAACTACAATATTTTTAAAACTATTCATATTTTACTCCTACAAAGATTTGTAATATAATAACTCTAATTATCTAAAAACTATCTTTATACAAGACCTTGTTCAATCATGGCATCAGCTACTTTTTTAAAACCTGCAATATTTGCACCAAGTACAAGGTTTGTTGGTTCACCAAACTCTTCAGCAGTTTGACTGGCAGTATCAAAAATATTTTTCATAATTTGTGAAAGTTTTTCATCAACTTCCTCAAATGTCCAATTTACCATTGAAGCATTTTGAGCCATTTCAAGTTGACTTGTAGCAACTCCACCTGCATTTGCTGCCTTTCCAGGCCCATATGCAATTTTCTTTTCAATAAACAACTCTACAGCTTCTGGAGTTGATGGCATATTTGCCCCTTCACTAACACATATACAGCCATTTGATAAAAGGTTTTGAGCATCTTTTACATTTAACTCATTTTGTGTAGCACTTGGAAAAGCTGCATAACAAGGTACAGCATAAACACCGTTAGTCCCACTTTCATAGCTTTCTACTGGAATATATTTAGCATTTGGTCTATTCTTTACATATTCAGTTAATCTTTCTCTTTTTACTTCTTTCAATTCTTTTAAAAGGTTTAAATCGATTCCTTCTTCATCTATAATCATTCCTTTTGAATCACTACAAGTAATAGGTAAGGCTCCTAAATGATAAAGCTTTTCAATTGTATATATTGCAACATTTCCACTTCCTGAAACAACACATTTTTTGCCTTCAAGACTTTCACCTCTTGATTCAAGCATATATTTTGCAAAATAAACTGAACCATATCCTGTTGCTTGTGTTCTTCCTAAAGAACCTCCCCAATTTAAAGACTTACCAGTAAATACACCTTCATATCTATTTACTAATTTTTTATACATTCCAAACATATACCCAATTTCTCTAACTCCAACACCAATATCTCCAGCTGGAACATCTGTATTTGGTCCAATATGTCTATAAAGTTCAGTCATAAATGCTTGACAAAACCTCATTATTTCATTATCTGATTTGCCTTTAGGGTCAAAATCACTTCCCCCTTTTCCGCCACCTATTTGAAGACCAGTAAGTGCATTTTTAAATATTTGTTCAAAACCTAAAAATTTAATTACTCCAGCATTTACACTTGGATGAAATCTTAAACCACCTTTATATGGTCCTAATGCCGAGTTAAATTCTATTCTAAAACCTTTGTTAACTTGAATTTCACCCTTATCATCAACCCAATTTACTCTAAATAGAATTTGTCTTTCAGGTTCAACAATTCTTTCTATAATTTTATATTTTTGATATTCTGGATGTTTCGCAATTAAAGGTCTTAATGATTCTAAAACTTCTTCTGCAGCTTGATAAAACTCAGTTTGAGAGGGACTTGTTCTTTTTAAGTAGTTAAATACTTCATTTACATATGGCACATATATCCTTTTTTATTAAATTGAAAATAGTGATAAACTTTAATAGAGATTTATACTATTCTTAGTAAGTACTTATATTTTATTAGTTTTTTCTAAATTTATCATAAATTTCTGAATATCTTATATTCATTAATACATTTTATATACATAATGTTTACTTATTATACAAAAATTGTAACAATAGATTTTTAATAATAATTCTTATTTTATTTGCTTCATCATTTTAATAGATAATATTTAGTAATATATGCCTTATTTTACTCTAGGACATAAATAAAGGATAAACAATTGAATAAAAACAAACAAATTAAGAAATTTTCAAATTATGCAATGGTAGGTGGACTTAGTGCTTTTTTAGTCACTGGTCTTACTGGTTGTTTTGATTCAGGTTCAAATAATAATCAACAAGGGCAAAGTGATGCCTTTACAAATGCTTCACAAAAACAAGGTGCTTTTGTAGTTATTGAAGAGTCTACAGATGGTAGATATGCAATTGCTGATGAATTCCCAGCTTCTAAAACAACAATCGTTTTAAGAAAACCTGATGGAAGTGAAAGAATTCTTTCTCAAGCTGAAATTGATGCTTTAGTTAAAAAAGAAGCAGAAAAAATTGATGCAGGGACATCTGCTCTTACAAATCCTGATCAAGCTCAAGTTTCAAATGGAGGAATGGGTCTTGGTGGAGTATTACTTTCTTCTATTGCAGGGGCAATGATTGGTTCTTGGATTGGAAATAAACTATTTAATAATCAAAACTATCAAAATCAAAGAAAAGCACAATACAAATCTCCACAAACATATAGTAGATCACAAAGTTCATTTAAAAATGCTTCAAAAGCAACAACAAGTTCTTCTAAAAAAAGTGGTTTTTTTGGAAACAAATCTTCTTCAAGTAAATCAAGAAGTTCATTTGGTTCTTCAAGATCATTTGGTGGCTGAAAATGAAACTACAAAAATTACAACCATTAACAAATGAATACTTAGAATCAATTGGTTTTGTATGGCATACAGATGAAGACAATACTTCATATATTGCAAATGAAGTTGTTGAAATATCAGAAGAAGAAGCTAATGCTTATTATGAAGCAACAAATGAACTTTATGATATGTTTTGTGAAGCTGGAGAATATGTAATAGAAAATGACTTATTCCATGAATTGAATATCCCTTTTAACCTAGTAGAGATGATTAAAGAATCATGGGAAAATGATGTACACTGGCATCTTTATTCAAGATTTGACTTAGCTGGAGGAATTGATGGAAAACCAATTAAACTTATTGAATTTAATGCAGATACACCAACTTCACTTTTTGAAACAGCTATTATTCAATGGGCTTTATTAAAAGCTAATAATCTTAATGAAGCAAGCCAATTTAATAATTTATATGATGCGCTAAAGGATAATTTCAAAAGAATAATTACTTTAGATAGTGATATTGAAAAATTTGAAGAATACTACTCAAAACTAGGCTGGAAGATTTTATTCTCTTCTATTTCTGGACTCCCAGAAGATGAGAATACAACAAAACTTTTACAGCACCTTGCAAATGAAGCTGGATTTGATACAGACTTTGAATTTATAGATAAAGTTGATTTTAGTGATGATGGAATATTTAAAGAGGACAAAAATTTTGAGTTTTGGTTTAAACTTATTCCTTGGGAAGATATTGCAATTGATGAAAGCGAACTAGCATTACTTTTGACTGAAATTGTAAAAGAAAAAAAAGCAATTATTTTTAATCCTGCTTATACTTTAATGTTTCAATCAAAAGGTTTTATGAAAATACTTTGGGATCTATATCCAAATCATCCCCTTCTACTTGAAACTTCTTTTGAACCTTTAGAAAATAAAAAACAAGTTGAGAAAAGATGTTTTGGAAGAGAAGGAGCAAATACAAAAATTATAAATGCTGATGGCTCAATTGATGTTGAGACTGATGGAGAATATGAAGGACATAAAGCTATTTACCAAGAGTTTGTAGAGCTTCCAAGAGATGAAGAAGGCAACTACTATCAAGCAGGAGTTTTTTATGCTTATGAAGCATCAGGTCTTGGATTTAGAAGAGGTGAAAAGATTTTAAATAATATGTCAAAATTTGTAGGTCATATTATTAAATAACTAAAGGAAATTCCTTTAGTTATAAATCATAATTTTTTATATAATCATCAATTTTTATTATCTTATTTTCATCTTCTATTTGTAATTCAAGATTCATTAAATATACATCTTTTAAATCAAATTTTTGTAATTTTACATAATCTTTTTCTGTTGTAATTATTGAATAATCTTTATAATAAGCTTTTATTCTATTTATATCATCCTTAGAAAAAGTATGATGATCTTCAAATGCTTCCATTTTAATATTCTCTGGTAAGAAAGTTAAAAGTCTTTTTGGCTTTGATATCGCAGTTAGTAAAAGTAATTTTGAAGGCAAAATATCTATATATTTTCCATCTTTTGAAAAAGAAACTATTCTCTTAAAGTCTTTTCCTTCTTTTAATACTAAATCAGCATAAGAATATGCCATTTTAGGCTCTCTATATCCCCCACTAGGAAGACAAAAAAGATTTGAAGGTTCTTTATTGGGTCGAATTAAAATATCAAATTTTCTAATATCATATTTAGAAAAACCATCATCTAAAAAAATAATTTGACTACCTAATTCTTTTGCTTTTAAAATAGCTTTTTTTCTATCTTCACTTACAATTATAGTTGCATTAGGTAAAGAGTTTGATAGAAGCATTGCTTCATCTCCACTTACTTTCACATCTTCTAAAATTTTACCTTTATTTGATACAACATAAAGCCCTTTTGAATCTCTACCAAAACCTCTTAGAATTACACATACATTAGAATATCTTCTTGCTAAATAAATTGTCAGAGGTGTTTTTCCACTTCCTCCTACAATAATATTTCCTATTGAAATAATAGGTAATCCAAAATCAACTACTTTTGCATTTGCTCTTTTTAAAGCAATTATTAACATATATATAAAAGTAAAAGGTAGAAATAAAAAAGAGATAAATTGTTGAAAAATATTCGGGAAGAAGAGATAATCTTCAACCCATAAAAATATTTTTTGTTTCAAATATTATATCCATTCAGAAGCTACATCAATTATTTGATCACAAATATAATTAACTTCTTCATCTGTTAAACCTGGATACATTGGTATTGATAAAATTTGTTGATATGAAGTAAGAGCTGAACTAAATTCAGTAATTTTTATAGAGTACTTGTTTTTATAATAAGATAAAAGATGTAAAGGAATATAGTTTAATCCTGTTGATATCCCTCTTTCTTTTAATGCTCTTGCAAAAGCATCTCTATTTCTTGAAATTTTAATTATAAAGTGTGTAAAGATATGCTCTTCTTTATGTTTAGGAATAGTAACATGTTTTATATCACTTAATCTTTCTTTATAAATTTTTGCAATCTCTTTTCTTCTTTTTATAAATTTATTTGTCTTTTTTAATTGAGCTAAAGAAAAAGCAGCATCTAATTCTGAAATATCATATTTATGACCAATATCAACAACATCATAAATATAATCTAGGTTTCCAAAATCATCATAAGTTGTTGTAATAGCATGTGTTCTTAAAAGTTTTGCTCTTTCTGCTATTTCTTCATCATTTGTTACGATAATTCCTGATCTACTAACAGAATATTTACTATTAGATGGATTTGTAGAAAAAATAGTCATATCAGCACGTAAAGATCCTACAGTTTCATCATTATAAGTAACTCCTAAAGCACAAGTTGCATCTTCAATAAGAATAATTCCATATTTTTGTGCAATCTCATAAATTCTATTTAAATCAGGAGTTTGTCCGGCTACAAATGTTATAATTGCACCTCTTAATTTTTTTGTTTTATTTTCAGAAAGTGCTTTTTCAAATTTATTAATATCAATATTCATATCATCAGTATTTATATCAATAAAAATAGGTTCTGCATCAAAATGTCTTACAACTTCAGGAACATTTACAAAAGAGTTAACTGACATTAATATCTTATCACCTCTTTTTAATTTTATTGCACTTAAAGCTAAATGAATTGCAGATGTTGCATTACATGTTGCTACTGCATATTTAGCTCCAACAAAGTTTGCAACATTTTCTTCTAACTCTAAAACTTTGTTATTATCTTTGTCTTGTTCTAAAACTATTTTTATTTGTTCTAATTCTTCATCTGCAATTGATGGTTGATAAAAAGGTATTTCTTGCATTTTAACTCCATTTTATATTTGCTATTACAGGTAACTTACCTTTAAAAGCATTTGTTTTCATTTTATGTTCTAAAAGATTTATTAGTTCTTCATTATATCCCAAATTAGCTACTTCTTTTCTTGTTTTCTTTTCATCTACAAGTAGTTTTAAAACTTCATCCATTTCTTTATATGAATATCCTAATTCCTCTTCATCACTTTGACCTTCCCATAGGTCAGCACTTGGTTTTTTATTTATAATTGCTTCTGTTACATCTAAATACTTTGCAAACTCAAATTCATCACTTTTATAAATTTGTCCTATTGGATTTATTGCACATGCTATATCTCCAAAAATTGTTCCATATCCTAATAAAAGTTCACTTTTATTTGAAGTTCCAACTACAATTGAAGAATCCCTTGAAGAAATATCGTATAAAACAGACATTCTCATTCTTGCAGAGAAGTTACCTATTCTAAGTCTATCTTCATCCATATTTTCAATATATGACTCCACCATAGGAGCAATAGATTTTATTTCATATTTTATATTAAATTTTTCACAAAGTTCAATTGCATCATCGATACTTTCTTTTGAAGAAAATTGTGAAGGCATTAATACACAACTCATATTTTCACCGAAAGTTTCCTTGCAAAGAATAGCAACTACAGCAGAATCTAAACCACCTGAAAGACCTACAGTAACTCTTTTTAATCCAGTTTTTTCTAATTCACTTTTTAAAAAGTTTTGTAATTGTTCTTTTATATTTTTCCAGTTAATCAATTTTAATCCTTTGATAATTTTTATTATATAGAATCTTCCTTTGTTTTTTCATAAATTTCATCTAAATAATCAAAAGTATTTTTCCTAATATTATTTTTCTTTTCTATTAATTGTTCTTTTATTGAAGTTAACTCTTCTATTTGAAAATAGTCCAAAAAATTTGGATTAATATCTATAACATCATTTTTGTTACTAGATATTAATATTTTTATCTCATCTATTAATTTTTCTTTTTCATTCTTCATTTTACAAACTTCTTAATAATATCATCTATATATAATTCCATTTTTTCACTACCAAAATCTTCATCAGCACTTTTACAACATCTACAACAGGTTCCTGCATCAGTAATTTCACCTATATCTTCAACTGTTTTAGCACCTTTTTCTTTAATTGCATAAATTATTTCACCTAAAGTAACATGTTTACATTTGCAAACTTCAAAAGAATGGGGAAAACTTTTAGCCATTTAATACCTCGTTTAATATTGTTTTACAGTAAATTTTTTTCTTTATTTTTCCAAAATCACCTTCAGGGAAAATACAATGTCTACATTCAGTACCTGCTTTTGTAATTTCTTGTAATTCTCTTAAAGACTTTATTTCTTTTTCTTTTACACTTTTTATAATATCTTCAATAGTAACTTTAACACAATTACAAACTTCATAATCTAAATTTATCTCTTTAAGCACTTAAATCCCTCTATCTTTTTTAATTAATTCATATGCTTCATTTATTTCTTGAAGTTTCTTAGTAGCATCATCTATAATACTCTGACTAGCACCTTGCCCTGATACAATATCAGGATGATATTGTTTTACAAGTTTTCTATAATTTTTCTTTAAAGTATTATTATCATCATCTTTATTTGATTCTAAAACTTCATATGCTTTATCTAATGATAAAGCTTTATTTTCTTTTTGCTCTCTATAGAAGTTTTCAAAAGCATTAATAAGATTCTCAAAATCTGTTCTTTTTATTTTTAAAGCATTTGCAATATCTTCAGCAATCATAAACTCAGTTTGGGAAAACTCTTTATCAATAAATGCTAAATTTAAAAGATATTCTATAATTTTAACTCTCTTTTGGTAGTGATTTTTTGTTATTTTATATAATTTTTCACAAATTTCTAAAGTATTATCAAAACTCTCTTTCTCTTTTGAATAAATCACTTTTAATTTTTCTCTTATTTCATCACTATTTTCAAAATGTCGTGAAATATCTGTAAAAGTATGTTTCAGCATTTCAGCTTCCAAATCACAAACTTGCCCATCTGCTTTTGCA harbors:
- a CDS encoding PAS domain-containing sensor histidine kinase; the protein is MFESFSFTKRYVLALTLIAFLSLLAFFNLSKLLSIQSNDAKLVNMSGNQKIITREIAFFAIYYKIDKLKPKIYEMEETHKKLTSLKSSNQLKAIYYGKEVNLDEKVKKYLFHAKRFYVNRDGRSQNYVLKNSESLLSDLQKAVEVYLKEAQDNTKKIQKIETYILLLTLTTLFFEAIFIFMPANRKINKRTNELIKEKEFSNAVIESSTNAIITLDSELKIRTFNKEAENIFKYTKNEMLNKSRFHELVLGEYSIFDSDKLNKTQELKGKNKKGDIFPIRISFGKSGENKDVAIVTNIQDISKEKLNEKILEQQSKFAALGEMIAIIAHQWRQPLAQLSFNCIYIRKKSKDKEIIKETLDNEEIIQFMSKTITNFQDFYKKTDNTIFNPIISINQALKILDSVLKSTQVKLIKEIDSEITIYGNANSLAHIILSIIQNSIDIIKLNKIQEPSLTISLKDSPKYIILNIIDNAGGIKIHPIEDIFKPLNTKKEKSSTGMGLYMSKIIIKNQFKGTIKAKNTKDGANFTILLPH
- a CDS encoding universal stress protein, with the protein product MNSFKNIVVGLDISKSSLFVLKRAFLLAKNNNSKVTIVHAIDTNWFSELFSDSNLDELKEQALINIKEQIELIDTKGIEYSIEVDKEAASTYVVDTAVNIGADLIIIGANEKDDRKISLLGSTAHKIAQNFKLPLLIVKNPCENENYKKPVAFTDLSEVSLKSINFSRKFFKQEIKVVYIYKQISEIAFRYYNEFENKDKIQLGIKKKEEEKFKKFTNEHHFKDNELIEESFGLNDALLSYSTKNNNDLVVIGSNGVNYTGSFFYGSTASYLMENLKSDVLIYIPE
- the gdhA gene encoding NADP-specific glutamate dehydrogenase, which encodes MPYVNEVFNYLKRTSPSQTEFYQAAEEVLESLRPLIAKHPEYQKYKIIERIVEPERQILFRVNWVDDKGEIQVNKGFRIEFNSALGPYKGGLRFHPSVNAGVIKFLGFEQIFKNALTGLQIGGGKGGSDFDPKGKSDNEIMRFCQAFMTELYRHIGPNTDVPAGDIGVGVREIGYMFGMYKKLVNRYEGVFTGKSLNWGGSLGRTQATGYGSVYFAKYMLESRGESLEGKKCVVSGSGNVAIYTIEKLYHLGALPITCSDSKGMIIDEEGIDLNLLKELKEVKRERLTEYVKNRPNAKYIPVESYESGTNGVYAVPCYAAFPSATQNELNVKDAQNLLSNGCICVSEGANMPSTPEAVELFIEKKIAYGPGKAANAGGVATSQLEMAQNASMVNWTFEEVDEKLSQIMKNIFDTASQTAEEFGEPTNLVLGANIAGFKKVADAMIEQGLV
- a CDS encoding UPF0323 family lipoprotein gives rise to the protein MNKNKQIKKFSNYAMVGGLSAFLVTGLTGCFDSGSNNNQQGQSDAFTNASQKQGAFVVIEESTDGRYAIADEFPASKTTIVLRKPDGSERILSQAEIDALVKKEAEKIDAGTSALTNPDQAQVSNGGMGLGGVLLSSIAGAMIGSWIGNKLFNNQNYQNQRKAQYKSPQTYSRSQSSFKNASKATTSSSKKSGFFGNKSSSSKSRSSFGSSRSFGG
- a CDS encoding glutathionylspermidine synthase family protein — its product is MKLQKLQPLTNEYLESIGFVWHTDEDNTSYIANEVVEISEEEANAYYEATNELYDMFCEAGEYVIENDLFHELNIPFNLVEMIKESWENDVHWHLYSRFDLAGGIDGKPIKLIEFNADTPTSLFETAIIQWALLKANNLNEASQFNNLYDALKDNFKRIITLDSDIEKFEEYYSKLGWKILFSSISGLPEDENTTKLLQHLANEAGFDTDFEFIDKVDFSDDGIFKEDKNFEFWFKLIPWEDIAIDESELALLLTEIVKEKKAIIFNPAYTLMFQSKGFMKILWDLYPNHPLLLETSFEPLENKKQVEKRCFGREGANTKIINADGSIDVETDGEYEGHKAIYQEFVELPRDEEGNYYQAGVFYAYEASGLGFRRGEKILNNMSKFVGHIIK
- a CDS encoding tetraacyldisaccharide 4'-kinase, translated to MKQKIFLWVEDYLFFPNIFQQFISFLFLPFTFIYMLIIALKRANAKVVDFGLPIISIGNIIVGGSGKTPLTIYLARRYSNVCVILRGFGRDSKGLYVVSNKGKILEDVKVSGDEAMLLSNSLPNATIIVSEDRKKAILKAKELGSQIIFLDDGFSKYDIRKFDILIRPNKEPSNLFCLPSGGYREPKMAYSYADLVLKEGKDFKRIVSFSKDGKYIDILPSKLLLLTAISKPKRLLTFLPENIKMEAFEDHHTFSKDDINRIKAYYKDYSIITTEKDYVKLQKFDLKDVYLMNLELQIEDENKIIKIDDYIKNYDL
- a CDS encoding DegT/DnrJ/EryC1/StrS family aminotransferase, which codes for MQEIPFYQPSIADEELEQIKIVLEQDKDNNKVLELEENVANFVGAKYAVATCNATSAIHLALSAIKLKRGDKILMSVNSFVNVPEVVRHFDAEPIFIDINTDDMNIDINKFEKALSENKTKKLRGAIITFVAGQTPDLNRIYEIAQKYGIILIEDATCALGVTYNDETVGSLRADMTIFSTNPSNSKYSVSRSGIIVTNDEEIAERAKLLRTHAITTTYDDFGNLDYIYDVVDIGHKYDISELDAAFSLAQLKKTNKFIKRRKEIAKIYKERLSDIKHVTIPKHKEEHIFTHFIIKISRNRDAFARALKERGISTGLNYIPLHLLSYYKNKYSIKITEFSSALTSYQQILSIPMYPGLTDEEVNYICDQIIDVASEWI
- a CDS encoding NAD+ synthase; protein product: MINWKNIKEQLQNFLKSELEKTGLKRVTVGLSGGLDSAVVAILCKETFGENMSCVLMPSQFSSKESIDDAIELCEKFNIKYEIKSIAPMVESYIENMDEDRLRIGNFSARMRMSVLYDISSRDSSIVVGTSNKSELLLGYGTIFGDIACAINPIGQIYKSDEFEFAKYLDVTEAIINKKPSADLWEGQSDEEELGYSYKEMDEVLKLLVDEKKTRKEVANLGYNEELINLLEHKMKTNAFKGKLPVIANIKWS
- a CDS encoding (2Fe-2S)-binding protein, yielding MAKSFPHSFEVCKCKHVTLGEIIYAIKEKGAKTVEDIGEITDAGTCCRCCKSADEDFGSEKMELYIDDIIKKFVK
- a CDS encoding (2Fe-2S)-binding protein; amino-acid sequence: MLKEINLDYEVCNCVKVTIEDIIKSVKEKEIKSLRELQEITKAGTECRHCIFPEGDFGKIKKKIYCKTILNEVLNG
- a CDS encoding TerB family tellurite resistance protein, which gives rise to MKLLFLLFVGIVLYLIAKGYKTEKFENIKLNVKEKFDGDLMNHEAGLLVALMAKVAKADGQVCDLEAEMLKHTFTDISRHFENSDEIREKLKVIYSKEKESFDNTLEICEKLYKITKNHYQKRVKIIEYLLNLAFIDKEFSQTEFMIAEDIANALKIKRTDFENLINAFENFYREQKENKALSLDKAYEVLESNKDDDNNTLKKNYRKLVKQYHPDIVSGQGASQSIIDDATKKLQEINEAYELIKKDRGI